One Desulfovibrio inopinatus DSM 10711 genomic window, TGCTGACGCTGCCTGCGGTACCAAGCGATTTGTTCCGCTATGCTGATCAAGCGGGTTGAGTTCGCTGGACTTGGTGGCATCAGGCGGGTTCGATTTGTTTGCCAAATCGGCCTTCATCTGCCTGTAGACCATATCTCCCAAGCCCATGCCGCCGTCTTTCGACATGTCTTTCGCCCATTCCTGGTCGAACATGTCCTGATATTTTTCTTGATATTTACTTGCAAAGAGGCCGTCTTTGGGGATGGAAGCCCGCATTTCCTTGATCATATTATAGAGAAACAGTGATTCAAGGCCTTCACAGGCTTCCTTGAGCTTCTTTTCATCTTGACCGCTGGCGGCCAGGTTCTTACGCACCTGGTCCAGTTGCATCTTTTTGGCCGTATCCTGGCCAATTGTCGGGCTCAGTGCGGTCATATCCATTGGCGAACTCATTTAGATGACCTCCAGGTCGGCATAGAGCGCTCCTGCGGCTTGCAGGGTGCGCAGAACGCTGATGAGGTCGCGTGGTGTCGCACCAAGCGCATTCAGACCTTGAACAAGTTCTTGCAACGTCGCGCCTTCGACCATCTTCAACTTGCGGTTTTGTTCTTGGGTCGCGATGGTGGTATCTGGCACAACCACGGTTTGTCCTTCGGAGAAGGGCAGGGGTTGCGATACCTGCGCCGATTCTGTGACGAGGATTTGGAGGTTGCCATGGGTGATGGCGACTCTGCTTAACTGCACATCCTGTCCAAGAACCACGGTTCCGGTCTTTTCATCTACGACAACACGTGCGCGGGACTGCGGTGTAATTTCGATATTTTCGATGGACGCCAACAGCGGAACAAGGTTGCCTTTGTGTTGCGGAGGAACGTTGAGCTTGATGGTCGACGCATCACTAGCCTGGGCAAACGGACCACTCAGAGTATCGTTGATCTTCCCAACCATGTTCATGACCGTTGAGAAATCCGGTGTCTTCAGGTTGAGCGTGATGCTGCTCTGGCTATTGAAGTCAAAGGGCACTTCACGTTCTATCGAAGCCCCATTGGGAATGATGGCGACGGTCGTTGAGTTCTTTTGTGCAGTTGCCCCTGCGCCTGCGACGGAAAAGCCACCGAGAAGCAAAGAACCCTGAGCGATGGCGTAGATGTTTCCGTCAATACCTTTCAAGGGCGTCAGGAGAAGTTCACCACCAAGCAAACTTGTGGCATCGCCCAGCGAGGAGACATGGATATCGAGTGTCGAACCAGCGCGAGCCGAAGCCGGCATCTGTGCGGTGACCATGACGGCAGCGACGTTTTTAGGCTTGAGGGCGGCTTGTTGAACGCGCACGCCGAGTTTTTCCAACATGTTGACCATGGATTGGATGGTGAACTCGGAACCGCGTTTATCTCCGGTGCCGCTTAAGCCGACAACGAGGCCGTATCCAACGAGTTGGTTGTTGCGCAGACCGCTGACCGACGCAATATCTTTAATACGGGCGGCGTTGGCCCCGACGGTGAAGAAGGTGGCAAACATGGCGAGACAGACCAGAAGCATAAGCCCGGCTCGCGCGATGACCGAAGTCAGAGCAGTGTCGTGGTGGGGGATGTATCGGGGTGTCGCCATAAAGCGTCTCCTTGCCGGTTCGTTACTCAATAAAGCGTGGTTAGAAGGGCCAGATATTGTCGATGACGCGACCAAACCAGCCTTGGCGCTGACGGTCGGCAATTACGCCTTGGCCGTAGTATTCGATCTGGGCATTCGCCAAAGCGGTCGAGGGAACGGTATTGTCCCCGTCGATGTCGTAGGGCCGAACCAGGCCGCGTACGACAAGAATTTGGGTTTCGTCGTTGACGCGGGTTTCACGTGCACCTTCGACCTGCATGACGCCGCCGGGTAAAATATTGATGATGCGGCAACCAACCGTCGCGCTGACCGAGGACGAACGAGAGGTCTCTCCTTTGGAGTCAAATTCGTTCTTCGTGTTTGCCTTGATGAGCGGGTTGGCTCCTGTCGGGCCATCGAGCCCCATCGTTGGCAGACCGAGCAACCCGGTGGGGCCGGCAAAGGACGCTTGAGCGAAGTAGCTGTCAACGCCCACTTCATAGGTAGAGTCCTTGTCGCTCTTGGTCTTGGCCTTGTTCTGGCCGGACGAATTTTCGATGATGTTGACCATGACGATATCGCCGATACGTCTGGCCCGATTATCTTCAAAAAGAAATTGGGGTTCGTTCTGGCTGAACAGCGAACCCGGGTTTCTGGCCGGCGGTGGTGCCTTGGTCACTGGTGGGGTGAGTGTTGGCGTCGGTGTCACCTGTTTTGACGTCGGCGTACAGGCGGTCAGGGCCAAAACCGTCATCGCTGTGGCGATAAAGATATGGGGATTGGTTTTCATAGGTATGCTCCCTTGAAC contains:
- a CDS encoding flagellar basal body P-ring protein FlgI translates to MATPRYIPHHDTALTSVIARAGLMLLVCLAMFATFFTVGANAARIKDIASVSGLRNNQLVGYGLVVGLSGTGDKRGSEFTIQSMVNMLEKLGVRVQQAALKPKNVAAVMVTAQMPASARAGSTLDIHVSSLGDATSLLGGELLLTPLKGIDGNIYAIAQGSLLLGGFSVAGAGATAQKNSTTVAIIPNGASIEREVPFDFNSQSSITLNLKTPDFSTVMNMVGKINDTLSGPFAQASDASTIKLNVPPQHKGNLVPLLASIENIEITPQSRARVVVDEKTGTVVLGQDVQLSRVAITHGNLQILVTESAQVSQPLPFSEGQTVVVPDTTIATQEQNRKLKMVEGATLQELVQGLNALGATPRDLISVLRTLQAAGALYADLEVI
- a CDS encoding flagellar basal body L-ring protein FlgH translates to MKTNPHIFIATAMTVLALTACTPTSKQVTPTPTLTPPVTKAPPPARNPGSLFSQNEPQFLFEDNRARRIGDIVMVNIIENSSGQNKAKTKSDKDSTYEVGVDSYFAQASFAGPTGLLGLPTMGLDGPTGANPLIKANTKNEFDSKGETSRSSSVSATVGCRIINILPGGVMQVEGARETRVNDETQILVVRGLVRPYDIDGDNTVPSTALANAQIEYYGQGVIADRQRQGWFGRVIDNIWPF